AAAAATTACTCAAAAAACAACCGCTTCCAAAGGCGGTGTTTGCGTGTAGTGACACCATTGCTATCGGTGCTTATCAAGCCATTTGGCAAGCAGGTTTAAAAATCCCACAAGATATGGCGGTGATTGGCTATGATGATATTCATATCGCCCAATTTCTCGCTCCACCACTTACCACCATCAATCAGCCTAAAAAAGAGCTCGCTAAAAAGGCGGTTGAAACCTTATTAGCACGCATCAAAAACAATAATCCGCCTTATCAAAAAATTATTTTAGATCCTGTGTTAAAATTAAGGAAGTCAATCTAATTTTCAATTATTAACAAGGACATTTTATGGCAGATCCACACATTCAATCCCCAATGGACTTTTGGGATTATTTAACCGTTATTATTTATCGCTGTGGCTTTGTGCTAGCAGGGATAATGGTTTTATTATTACCTTATCAACCTGATATTGCCCAAATAGGCATTTTAATTGCAGCGGTTTGTTGTGCGTCATCACTGCATATTTATCTAAAATCTTTTCGCCTGATTTTACAGTTCGCCACTTGGATTGCGTTGTTATGTCAAATAATCGGTTTTAACGAATTAGCACTTGGTGGAGCATTAGTTACGCTAGGAGGACTAGCCTTCAAAGAATATTTCTGTTTTAGAGTACCATTGCTAAATTTACAGCCTGTTTTTGTTGCCCTGCTATGGTTTTTTATTCAATTTAATACTGAATTATTGGTGCAAATTATATCTGTTATCGTGGGCGGATTATTTATCGTTTTAGCTATCCAAAAATGGCGAATGCCGCTGCATTTTGATATTGGTGATAAAAGCAAATTTCAAATCTAAAGCACATAAAAATAAAGGGGAACTATTCCCCTTTATTGATTAAAACGATTTAGAAAACTCAATATTTACTTTATTTTCTTGCGTATTATATAAAAAATGATTACTTTTGGTTTTATTCCACGATAGTACCAAACGAGGCGTAATCCCCAGCCAATGCCAATTACGGTGCCATAATGATAATTTCGCTGAATAATCCTTATCGGAACGTTTAATATTAAACAGATCCACCCCTTTATAATCACGTTTCCCAAAAGATAAAATCAAACGAGATGACAAACCGCCTTGCCACTCCTGCCCTAAGCCAACATAAGCTCCTTTACGGACAAAAGCATCATCTAAATCTCGGGCCTCTTTGTTATAAAGATTGATTCCCGCAAGCCAATATTGTTGTGAGTTTCGCATAAAAAAGGCGGATAGCCCAATAAAGTGACGCTGACCGTTTAAATGCTTTCTGGTATCAAATTTCTCATATTCCCACGACCAATTATTTGATAATTTAAAACGTGGTGTAAATTGATAACTTTCAAATCCACTCGCCCCGTAGCTCACAGAATAAGGATCCGTGCCATAAAAACGTTTTTTAACAAAAGGTTGCACTTCTGCGACAAATCGTGCCGTTTGGTAACCTAATCCCACGCCAAGTTGGGCAGAAACATCATCATACTGATGATTATTCCAAAACAGATCGCTACTTAAATCTGCCTGTAAGTTACCGTAAAAATTACCTTTTAAGTTGAAGCGTTTTGACACACCAATATCAAAATGAAAACCTTGTGCTTTTTCAGCTTTTGGCGTGGTCACTTTACCATCACCATACTTCACTTCACGTTCTTTTGGGGCATTATTGATATTGCGTTCATTACGAAAATAAAAATTTGCATTCCACTGCCAATCTTGCTCTCTGTCAATATGTAATATGGTTTGTTTCACCTGCTCTGCGACACTCGGTGGCAAAGGTTCACTTTGTAATTTATTAAACTGATCACGTGCCGCCACACGCTGATGATTCGCATATAATGCTGTTGCTAAATCTAAACGCACCACAGACATTTCAGGATTGTGAGCAATAATTTCACGGTAATAGTTGATCGCTGTATCAAACTGCCCCTTTGAATGTGCAAGCAAGCCTTTTGCATACGTGATTAGCAACGGATCAGCATCAGGTAGTTTTTGATAAATCGGCAAAACAATCTCAATGCCTTCGACCTGCTTGGTCAATACAACACTTTGCATTGCTCGTTTTAACAAAGGAGGATTAGCTAATAAATTTTGCTCATCTACTCGTACCGCATTGCTCTTTTTCTGAGAGATTGAAGCGGTCACTTTTTTATCAGTTTTTGCAAATTTTTCAATTTTATCTATTGCTTGAAAATCAGGATTGGTCTCAGATTTATAATCTTGTGGTGTATAATCTTTCGCTATCACAGCACTAGATATGGCAGTAATAGTTAAAATGCTTAATAATTGTTTTTTCATATTCCGTATATCTTAAAGGCAAATTGTATTCGCCAGCCATTATAAAAAGTTGTTGTGTAAGGACGTATTACATACCTCCAACAATTATACAAAAAAATTTCAGGGCGAATCCAATTCGCCCCGAGCATTTTAGTAAATTCTACCAAAAATATAACCGCTTGGTTACTGTTTTTTAGCTCCAAAAGAAGTGACTACATTACCATCCTTATGGATACCACTTAACTCCGCCGCTTGTGAGCCATAAAACTGACCTTTACCTTTTCCGGAATCAAAAGTAAATTGGTTACCTGTGATTGATCCTGTCATCGTATCACCTAGTTTTTTACCTGTTTGATCATCGAAGGTATCAATTTTGATATTTTTAAGTGCAAAATTTACCCCGACATCCACTGTACCATTATTAAATGATTTTTTATTCTTGTCATAATTAACAAAATCACCAGAGTATTTAGTCTCTACATTGGCTGTTGGCATATCATCTAATACAGTCACTGTACCCTGACTGAATGCAACCAAATCTGCATCATCAGGCACTAAGATACCAAAACGAGTTTCAGTATATTTTCTACCACTTACCGCCTTCGTTAAAGTATCACCAAAAATGTTACCTCCATTATTCATAAAGAAGCCACCAGGATTCATCCCCTGAGGCATTAAATTAACAGTTTTACCATTGAGAACAAACTGATTTATTTCGCTTTTAGCGATATCATTTAAAATTAAGCTTGTATCTTTTTTATCTGCTGCTGGAACAGTTGATACTGCTGGTGTATTAACTGAATTTCCAGCCGTATTTTCAGTAGTATTAGCCTCGCTATTACTACTGCCACCACCGCTACCACAAGCAGTTAAAAAAGCTGATATTGCAATAACTAGCAATGTTTTTTTCATAATAAAACTCCATATAATCGACGGTTAAGAATTGCACCAAATGTACAAAAAAAAACAACCGTGCAAGATTCACTTTTAACTATTTTTTAAAAATGTGACGCCTATCAAATTTTATTTTTTGATCTATTTTTAATTCATTATGACGCCTGATCTTTTTCAAGATATATTGCTCTCTGATTATCATATTTATCAAACCAAAACTAAATTGCATCAATAGTAAGAATGATATTTTAAGCATCTATTCCTGTCTGTTCCTTTAGCTACCGTAAGCTCTGTTTTAGTTACTTAGAATTTAATAATTTAGCTGAAACTAAATATTCAAATATCCTAATGAATCCGACATAAAGTTCGCTCATAAAAAAAGCCCAATCCGCTAAGATTGAGCTTTCTAACTATGATCCTGTTATTTAATGATAATGTATTTAACTTTGTCTTTTTCTTCTTGCTCTTTTTTGAGCTGCTCTCTTCTTGCTTCTTCTTGTTTATATTCTATATAAACTTTACATACCTCATAAATGACAAATACGACGAAAATACTCAACCATACAAGAATATATCCCCAACCTTTCCATTCCCATACTTTATCGCTAGCCAATACTCCTAGCATATATAAAAGGATAAAAGGCAAAACGAGACCATAACCAAAGAATTTAACAAACCATATTATGTAATACATATTATTTCCTATTAAAACAATAATGATTATATTCTAATTTTATTCAATTATTTAAATGGATCTTGCCCATTTAATATTCGCCATTTTTCGCTCGAAGTTAAGCTTTTATACGCCGGATCCCGCCATACCTTTATACTATAAACAATAGCAAATAGCGTAATTGCAGCCCCGACAAAAATT
This DNA window, taken from Phocoenobacter uteri, encodes the following:
- a CDS encoding DUF2301 domain-containing membrane protein yields the protein MADPHIQSPMDFWDYLTVIIYRCGFVLAGIMVLLLPYQPDIAQIGILIAAVCCASSLHIYLKSFRLILQFATWIALLCQIIGFNELALGGALVTLGGLAFKEYFCFRVPLLNLQPVFVALLWFFIQFNTELLVQIISVIVGGLFIVLAIQKWRMPLHFDIGDKSKFQI
- a CDS encoding porin family protein — translated: MKKQLLSILTITAISSAVIAKDYTPQDYKSETNPDFQAIDKIEKFAKTDKKVTASISQKKSNAVRVDEQNLLANPPLLKRAMQSVVLTKQVEGIEIVLPIYQKLPDADPLLITYAKGLLAHSKGQFDTAINYYREIIAHNPEMSVVRLDLATALYANHQRVAARDQFNKLQSEPLPPSVAEQVKQTILHIDREQDWQWNANFYFRNERNINNAPKEREVKYGDGKVTTPKAEKAQGFHFDIGVSKRFNLKGNFYGNLQADLSSDLFWNNHQYDDVSAQLGVGLGYQTARFVAEVQPFVKKRFYGTDPYSVSYGASGFESYQFTPRFKLSNNWSWEYEKFDTRKHLNGQRHFIGLSAFFMRNSQQYWLAGINLYNKEARDLDDAFVRKGAYVGLGQEWQGGLSSRLILSFGKRDYKGVDLFNIKRSDKDYSAKLSLWHRNWHWLGITPRLVLSWNKTKSNHFLYNTQENKVNIEFSKSF
- a CDS encoding transferrin-binding protein-like solute binding protein, which encodes MKKTLLVIAISAFLTACGSGGGSSNSEANTTENTAGNSVNTPAVSTVPAADKKDTSLILNDIAKSEINQFVLNGKTVNLMPQGMNPGGFFMNNGGNIFGDTLTKAVSGRKYTETRFGILVPDDADLVAFSQGTVTVLDDMPTANVETKYSGDFVNYDKNKKSFNNGTVDVGVNFALKNIKIDTFDDQTGKKLGDTMTGSITGNQFTFDSGKGKGQFYGSQAAELSGIHKDGNVVTSFGAKKQ